Proteins encoded by one window of Triplophysa rosa linkage group LG19, Trosa_1v2, whole genome shotgun sequence:
- the LOC130570115 gene encoding beta-1,3-galactosyl-O-glycosyl-glycoprotein beta-1,6-N-acetylglucosaminyltransferase 4-like isoform X2, producing MRRLRLQRMLKKVIRSFLTLMLLLYIFTILFSRVNEGSFFPNTLGSRRQRLTVKYDINCSGIYDMEPVEVGKSLVVRNKKDAAPSDMKIVKATSDCDRFVVSQGFDAIQGSEFEREFPLAYSLVVHKNADLVERLLRAIYMPHNVYCIHYDQKSSDDFKSAMQGLTRCLPNVFIASKLERVQYAGISRLKADLNCLSDLMETEVKWKYVINLCGQDFPLRTNAELVSDLKMLKGKNMVESKKPGGKEWRWRFHHVLKTDLTEYYESPVTTFEEKPPPPHNLEMFVGSAYFTISREFALFVQRSSLARDFLAWSEDTYSPDEHFWATLVRVSGVPGEVRRYKPDISELESKTRLVKWWYLEEENLYPPCTVTKRLAFDTSLMGVVTFHEYEAP from the exons ATGAGAAGATTGCGTCTTCAGCGCATGCTGAAAAAGGTTATACGCTCCTTTTTAACCCTGATGCTTCTTTTATATATCTTTACAATACTTTTTTCAAGAGTCAATGAAGGCAGTTTCTTTCCTAATACCTTGGGATCAAGAAGACAGCGACtgacagtaaaatatgacattaATTGCTCAGGAATATACGACATGGAACCTGTTGAAGTGGGAAAATCTTTAGTTGTTCGAAACAAAAAAGATGCGGCGCCTTCTGACATGAAGATTGTGAAGGCCACCTCTGACTGTGATCGGTTTGTTGTATCACAGGGTTTTGATGCGATACAAGGCTCTGAGTTTGAGCGTGAGTTTCCTCTTGCTTACTCTTTGGTTGTTCACAAGAATGCTGATCTAGTGGAGAGGTTACTGAGGGCCATTTATatgccacataatgtttattgcATACATTATGACCAGAAGTCTTCAGATGACTTTAAATCAGCGATGCAAGGACTGACCCGCTGCCTCCCTAACGTCTTCATCGCCTCAAAGCTGGAGAGGGTGCAGTATGCAGGCATCTCACGCCTCAAAGCGGATCTCAATTGCCTGTCTGATCTCATGGAGACTGAGGTCAAGTGGAAGTATGTCATCAACCTGTGTGGTCAGGACTTTCCACTGCGGACGAACGCTGAGCTGGTGTCAGATCTAAAGATGCTTAAAGGCAAGAACATGGTGGAGAGCAAGAAACCTGGAGGAAAGGAATGGCGCTGGAGATTTCACCATGTCTTAAAAACCGACTTAACTGAATATTATGAGTCACCTGTCACCACCTTTGAGGAGAAACCTCCTCCACCTCATAACCTAGAAATGTTTGTGGGCAGTGCGTACTTCACAATCTCACGAGAATTTGCACTTTTTGTTCAGCGGAGTTCTCTCGCCAGAGATTTCTTGGCTTGGTCTGAGGACACATACTCACCCGATGAACATTTTTGGGCAACTCTAGTTCGTGTGTCAGGAGTACCAGGAGAGGTGCGGAGATATAAACCTGACATCTCAGAACTAGAGAGTAAAACTCGTCTGGTGAAGTGGTGGTATTTAGAAGAAGAGAATCTTTACCCACCCTGCACTG TTACAAAGAGGCTGGCTTTTGACACTTCTTTGATGGGCGTGGTTACATTCCACGAGTATGAAGCTCCCTGA